The following are encoded together in the Bacillota bacterium genome:
- a CDS encoding transposase, with amino-acid sequence RGFSSEDNLRELQRTGGHYIAGERMRSGKPVVEEALSRPGRYQTVRDNLELKEIVIGDGEACVRYILARNPREEERDRAARETVLKRLREELTHLAEKHGSPYPKAACELMANQAYGKYLKLDKHGRPRIDQDKVRAEERLDGKYLIRTSDDTISAENVALGYKQLLEVEDAFRTLKTTLNLRPVYHRLEDRIRAHILLCWLALLLVRAAERGTGQTWRVLRDRLERMHLGEFAGDDGRVLQRTETTAEQKQIFSAFKVSEPSRILGITATDAKKPAPDT; translated from the coding sequence ACCGGGGGTTCTCCTCGGAGGACAACCTCCGCGAACTGCAGCGGACCGGCGGGCACTACATCGCCGGGGAACGGATGAGGAGCGGCAAGCCCGTGGTGGAAGAGGCCCTGTCCCGCCCGGGACGTTACCAGACCGTCCGGGACAACCTCGAGCTCAAGGAGATCGTGATCGGTGACGGTGAAGCCTGCGTGCGGTACATTCTGGCCCGTAACCCCCGGGAAGAGGAGCGGGACCGGGCCGCCAGGGAAACGGTCCTGAAACGGCTCAGGGAAGAGCTTACCCACCTGGCGGAAAAGCACGGTTCGCCGTACCCCAAGGCCGCTTGCGAGTTGATGGCCAACCAGGCCTACGGAAAGTACCTCAAGTTGGACAAACATGGCCGGCCGAGGATCGATCAGGACAAGGTGCGGGCCGAGGAACGGCTCGACGGCAAGTACCTCATCCGCACCTCCGACGACACCATCTCGGCGGAAAACGTGGCCCTGGGGTACAAGCAGCTTCTGGAGGTCGAGGACGCCTTCCGCACCCTCAAGACGACGCTCAACCTGCGGCCGGTGTACCACCGCCTGGAGGACCGCATTCGGGCCCACATCCTGCTTTGCTGGCTTGCCCTGCTCCTGGTCCGGGCGGCGGAACGGGGGACCGGCCAGACCTGGCGGGTACTGAGGGACCGCTTGGAGCGGATGCACCTCGGCGAGTTTGCCGGCGATGACGGCCGGGTTCTTCAAAGGACGGAGACGACCGCTGAGCAGAAGCAAATCTTTTCGGCTTTTAAGGTCTCAGAACCGTCCCGAATCCTTGGTATTACTGCAACCGATGCGAAAAAACCGGCCCCGGACACATAG
- a CDS encoding HAD family phosphatase, which produces MKIALVDVDGTLVDGQTYRPLTRLLWARPHLRPLIVLLFFQLMPGHLRRNRSAEDRIASQNGWTRGYTRLLAGMTLEEVAEIMKDACEDLVPVIRPEILREMAIRRAEGCAVTLASGSMMPFLDQLGPMVGAAGWVGTPVEIRDDRYTGRLDGPPCSGVAKPMYAEALLKVAADGIDWEASWAYGDSLSDLPMLERVGHPVAVAPEPGLAAEAVRRGWRVLEMAGNEVPGQNT; this is translated from the coding sequence GTGAAAATAGCTCTTGTAGATGTCGACGGCACCCTGGTCGACGGGCAGACCTATCGGCCGCTGACCCGGCTCCTCTGGGCCCGGCCCCACCTCAGACCGCTGATCGTCCTTCTCTTCTTCCAGCTCATGCCCGGCCACCTCCGGCGCAACCGCTCAGCTGAAGACCGCATTGCCAGTCAGAACGGGTGGACTCGGGGCTACACGCGCCTCCTCGCCGGGATGACCCTCGAGGAGGTGGCCGAGATCATGAAGGACGCCTGCGAGGACTTGGTGCCCGTGATACGGCCAGAGATCCTCCGGGAGATGGCGATCAGGCGGGCCGAGGGCTGCGCCGTGACCCTCGCCTCAGGCTCGATGATGCCCTTTCTCGACCAGCTGGGGCCGATGGTCGGGGCCGCCGGGTGGGTCGGCACGCCGGTGGAGATTCGGGACGACCGCTACACGGGGCGCCTGGACGGCCCCCCCTGCAGCGGGGTGGCCAAGCCCATGTATGCCGAGGCATTGCTCAAAGTGGCGGCCGACGGGATCGACTGGGAGGCGTCCTGGGCATACGGCGACAGCCTTTCCGACCTGCCGATGCTCGAACGGGTCGGCCACCCGGTCGCGGTAGCCCCGGAGCCGGGCCTGGCCGCGGAGGCCGTCCGACGGGGTTGGAGGGTCTTGGAGATGGCAGGGAATGAGGTCCCCGGACAGAATACCTAG